In Labrus bergylta chromosome 11, fLabBer1.1, whole genome shotgun sequence, one genomic interval encodes:
- the her8.2 gene encoding hairy-related 8.2, with protein MTAASMAHNVGKHASAKAERKLRKPLIERKRRERINNCLDQLKETVIGAFRLDQSKLEKADILEMTVKHLQNIQSHKVNDPTIGLEAQQKYSTGYIQCMHEVHNMLLTCDWMDKTLGSRLLNHLLKSLPRPTDERPLHPSPRHDVPPSPPGTGLHCSPLRGDLQLQREAPTCHVSGPPERAAVHSSHLGLLDMWRPW; from the exons ATGACTGCTGCATCCATGGCGCACAACGTGGGGAAACATGCCAGTGCCAAGGCGGAAAGAAAG CTGAGGAAGCCGCTTATTGAGAGGAAACGACGGGAGAGGATAAACAATTGTTTGGATCAGCTGAAAGAAACTGTTATCGGAGCGTTCAGGCTGGAT CAATCCAAACTGGAAAAGGCAGATATTCTAGAGATGACAGTGAAGCATTTGCAAAACATCCAAAGCCACAAAGTCAACG ACCCCACAATAGGTCTGGAGGCCCAGCAGAAATACAGCACAGGCTACATCCAGTGCATGCACGAGGTCCACAACATGCTCCTCACCTGCGACTGGATGGACAAAACCCTGGGCTCCCGTCTGCTGAACCACCTCCTCAAGTCCCTGCCCAGGCCCACTGATGAGCGACCCCTCCATCCCTCACCCAGGCACGATgttcctccttcccctcctggCACGGGGCTTCACTGCAGCCCCCTCAGAGGGGACCTCCAGCTTCAGAGAGAAGCACCCACCTGCCATGTGTCTGGACCCCCAGAAAGAGCTGCTGTCCACAGCTCCCACCTGGGGCTGCTGGACATGTGGAGGCCCTGGTGA
- the her13 gene encoding hairy-related 13, translating to MAPAARPSVTGPGSEDDESYYGVQRADRKTRKPLVEKKRRARINDSLQELRTLLADTDFHSKMENAEVLEMTVKKVEDILKNRSQETDTLNREASERFAAGYIQCMHEVHMFVSSCPGIDSTVAAELLNHLLECMPLNEDHLQDVLMDLITDMSGSNGSTWHGGNESLCTSLDSPGGRSMSSSSSDALSPAPSTTSSEDLCSDLDETDSEHNQSSTEASENREALSIHTVAYPRSMWRPW from the exons ATGGCCCCCGCGGCTCGGCCCAGCGTTACCGGACCCGGTTCAGAGGACGATGAGTCCTACTACGGGGTTCAGAGGGCGGACAGAAAG ACCAGGAaacctctggtggagaagaagaggagggctCGCATCAACGACAGTTTGCAGGAGCTGCGGACCCTCCTGGCGGACACAGAC ttTCACTCCAAGATGGAGAACGCAGAGGTGCTGGAGATGACGGTGAAGAAGGTGGAGGACATTCTGAAGAACCGGAGCCAAG aaacagacacgcTGAACAGAGAAGCCAGCGAGAGGTTTGCAGCCGGCTACATCCAGTGCATGCACGAGGTCCACATGTTCGTGTCCAGCTGTCCGGGGATAGATTCCACCGTGGCGGCGGAGCTCCTCAACCACCTGCTGGAGTGTATGCCACTGAACGAGGACCACCTCCAGGACGTGCTGATGGATCTGATCACTGACATGTCTGGGAGTAACGGCAGCACTTGGCACGGAGGCAACGAGTCGCTCTGCACGTCTCTTGATTCGCCCGGAGGAAGGAGCATGTCCAGCAGCTCGTCCGACGCCCTCTCTCCAGccccctccaccacctccaGCGAGGACCTGTGCTCCGACCTGGACGAGACCGACAGCGAGCACAACCAGAGCTCCACAGAGGCCTCGGAGAACAGGGAGGCCCTGAGCATCCACACGGTGGCCTACCCTCGGTCCATGTGGAGACCCTGGTAG